The Candidatus Obscuribacterales bacterium genome includes the window AGAACAGGCGACGGTGCTGATGGTCACCCATGATCCCCGCATTGTTGATGTTGCCGATCAGGTTGCCTACTTGGAAGATGGACAGATCAAGGCACATCCCCATCCCTAGGTATACTGACTAATATTTATATAGGGTATCGGGATCGAGGTAGTTGTCATCAATCCCGACCTAATCTTTGCTAACGATTATTCGCTAACGATCGCTTCAGTAGGCTGCTGGTTGACGGCAGATTCGGCCGGATCGCGCCAGAACACCAGGCGATCGCTCAAGGGCTGCACCGTGGTGTTGAGATAGTAAAAGCCTAGGATGCGATCGCTGCTCCAGCCCAACCGCCCGAGGTTGTAGGCCCCGGTTTGACTCATGCCCACGCCATGGCCAAAGCCACCGCCCACAAAGGCATAGCCCCGTAGCTGACGATCCTCGGGGGGGGTATTGGCGGCTGCCGGTTCATACATGGGATCGAGGTAGAACAGGGTGCTGTTGGGGCCCCACAGAGCCCGCAAGATTTCATCTTTTTCTAGCTCAATGGAACCCAGATCGGTTTCTACCAAAAGACGCTGAACCCGCCCTGCAGGCGATCGCTCTGTCACTTGCAGGTTCTTAATTTGGGTGAAGCTAGCCAGGGGATTCTGCTTACTGCGCAGATACTCCCGCATGTCGTTGCTAATCTGGGCTAGAGACTGCTCTTCCCGCCAGCGGAACAGATCCCACGTTTCTTCGTTAAAGCCCCGCTCTAGGCTGATAAATCGGCGGAAATTGGCCTCGTTGTCTAACCGGTTATTGGGCAGATCCCAGCTCCCTTGTACAGAATCAATCACCGCTTGCAGATAGGGGCGATCGCTGCCATTCCACACATCCCCAAAGGGCGCGGTAATCCCCCCGGTGGTCGAGGAATAGAGGGCATCGACCAATTCATCCTGGTAGGTTAACACCAGCCCTTGAGTGGCCGTGATAGCGCGATCGGAAATGGGATCAGCCCCCGATAGCCCCCAATAGACCTGACACTGGGTATCGGCACAGAGCTGATAGTTGTCGATGTCAAAGCGGCGCAGGTTGCGCAGCACGTAGGTACGGGCCAAAATCGCCTGAGCTTCAATGGTGGTGGGTGGAGCTGAAAGCCCAATTTCATGGGGTACTACGCCGCGCAGGTAGGTTTCCAGGGGAACTTCGTTAACGAGGGTATAGGTACCGTAGGCATTGGGCTGGAGGCGCATGTCGCCACCATAGAGCCGGTTGGTGTTGTCGAGGTTGGAGTTGACCCGAATGCGGCTGTTGGCCGACTGGATCTCAAACTCATCTCGGTGGTAGCGGAAACCATCGGCGGTGAACGCCGCCACCGGCACCTGGGTTTTCACCTGGGAGTCTAAAAAGGCCACCGTGGCACCGTTGGCCTGCAGATTTTGGAACAGCAGTCGCCGCAGTAGAGGGCTGTGGTACACATCTCGCTTGGCCCACACCTGCCATTGACGCGGCTGGGCAATTTCTACCTCAATGCCCCGCGATCGCCACTGATTGGCACTGTCTTCCGCACTTTCAAAGCTACGGTGAGTGCTGAGGACAACCCGCTCATCGATCACGGGTTCATCCAAGGGCTGCATCACCACATCAACCTTCAGGCGCGTGGTGGTCAGCGTTTGCTCCTGATCCCCTGTTTTGAACTGCACCGTGAGGCGATCGCCCATCAGGGGTTCCAGAATCAGCTCATGCTCTGCCTCTGTCCCAAAGCGCTGCACAATGCCAATGTCGAGCACCGGGTTAGGCGGCGACTGGGCCACGCTGGGCTTTGCCGATAGCCCAACCCAGCAAACGATACAAGTTGATACAGAAACGTATAACCATCCCACCGTACGCTTCGGAGTAGATAACGTCAGATGTGGAGAACTAACCGATACAAGCTGACTCATG containing:
- a CDS encoding SpoIID/LytB domain-containing protein; protein product: MSQLVSVSSPHLTLSTPKRTVGWLYVSVSTCIVCWVGLSAKPSVAQSPPNPVLDIGIVQRFGTEAEHELILEPLMGDRLTVQFKTGDQEQTLTTTRLKVDVVMQPLDEPVIDERVVLSTHRSFESAEDSANQWRSRGIEVEIAQPRQWQVWAKRDVYHSPLLRRLLFQNLQANGATVAFLDSQVKTQVPVAAFTADGFRYHRDEFEIQSANSRIRVNSNLDNTNRLYGGDMRLQPNAYGTYTLVNEVPLETYLRGVVPHEIGLSAPPTTIEAQAILARTYVLRNLRRFDIDNYQLCADTQCQVYWGLSGADPISDRAITATQGLVLTYQDELVDALYSSTTGGITAPFGDVWNGSDRPYLQAVIDSVQGSWDLPNNRLDNEANFRRFISLERGFNEETWDLFRWREEQSLAQISNDMREYLRSKQNPLASFTQIKNLQVTERSPAGRVQRLLVETDLGSIELEKDEILRALWGPNSTLFYLDPMYEPAAANTPPEDRQLRGYAFVGGGFGHGVGMSQTGAYNLGRLGWSSDRILGFYYLNTTVQPLSDRLVFWRDPAESAVNQQPTEAIVSE